In a single window of the Elaeis guineensis isolate ETL-2024a chromosome 4, EG11, whole genome shotgun sequence genome:
- the LOC105043284 gene encoding flavanone 3-dioxygenase 2-like: protein MADQLLSTGPPRRTLPESYIRPESQRPRLTAVESDANIPVIDLSTDDLSQIMSQIRDACQYYGFFQIVNHGMPTGLMVEMKAIAREFFSLPPEEKAKLYSDDPAKKIRLSTSFNIRKETVRNWRDYLRLHCYPLEDFVPVWPSKPPSFREVVSTYCREVRQLGFRLLGLISLSLGLEEDYIEKVLGEQEQHMAINYYPQCPEPELTYGLQAHTDPNALTILLQDQKVAGLQVLKDDKWIRVDPRPNALVINIGDQLQALSNGRYKSVWHRAVVNSDKERISVASFLCPCNGAVISPAMKLTGEGSPAIYRSFTYDEYYKKFWSRNLDQEHCLELFKR, encoded by the exons ATGGCGGACCAACTCCTCTCCACCGGACCCCCCCGTCGGACCCTCCCTGAGAGCTACATCCGGCCGGAGTCTCAGAGGCCCCGGCTGACCGCAGTCGAGAGCGACGCGAACATTCCTGTCATCGACCTGTCCACCGATGATTTATCCCAAATCATGTCCCAAATCCGCGACGCCTGCCAATACTATGGCTTCTTCCAG ATCGTGAACCATGGGATGCCTACTGGATTgatggtcgagatgaaggcaatTGCCCGTGAATTCTTCAGCCTCCCTCCGGAGGAGAAGGCGAAGCTCTATTCCGATGACCCTGCAAAGAAGATAAGGTTGTCGACGAGCTTTAATATCCGGAAGGAGACAGTTCGCAACTGGAGAGACTATCTTCGGCTTCACTGCTATCCTCTGGAGGACTTCGTGCCAGTGTGGCCTTCCAAACCCCCTTCGTTCAG GGAAGTGGTAAGCACGTATTGTAGGGAAGTTCGTCAACTAGGCTTCCGACTCCTTGGTTTGATATCTTTGAGCCTGGGTTTGGAGGAGGACTACATTGAGAAGGTTCTTGGCGAGCAAGAACAACACATGGCCATAAACTACTACCCCCAGTGCCCGGAGCCTGAGCTCACATATGGTCTACAAGCCCATACTGATCCAAATGCTCTGACGATTCTTCTTCAGGACCAAAAGGTGGCTGGCTTGCAGGTTCTCAAGGATGACAAATGGATCAGAGTGGATCCCCGCCCCAATGCTTTAGTGATCAACATAGGCGACCAACTACAG GCATTAAGTAATGGTAGGTACAAGAGTGTTTGGCATCGGGCGGTAGTCAATTCAGACAAAGAAAGGATATCCGTGGCATCTTTCCTTTGTCCATGTAACGGTGCCGTCATCAGCCCCGCAATGAAACTTACCGGCGAAGGATCCCCGGCCATATATAGGAGCTTCACATATGACGAGTACTACAAGAAGTTTTGGAGCAGGAATTTAGATCAAGAgcattgcttggaactcttcaaaCGCTAG